In Negativicutes bacterium, a genomic segment contains:
- the recN gene encoding DNA repair protein RecN — translation MLKTLTVWNFALIEFINIEFSSGLNILTGETGAGKSILIDALSIILGAKASADNIRQSAEWMKVEAVFDCAENSDIKDLLETMDIVYEEDEIIVSRRYTVQNKNVITINGCQITLSNLKLLGHKLIDIHGQHENQALLKKDTYLNLVDAHNEEIKDRLKIYKEYYSKYQQTTKKLLDYKEKASEYAQRIDMLKWQVDEIYQAKLKPGEEEEHEAEIKLLSNSEKISEALQRSHDLLEKGDSGKRGINAYLAEVKKNLEYIVSFEEKFKQYLELINDVSIQLQECSLELRDYCYQLEFNPDKLNQLQTRMDLIYKLRKKYGVTITDILNYYNDAKTEITNIENYDQDIESLNKELAALEKDLLKSSVILTKLRKVTAEALAQEIQQHLTELGMPNSLVRMNVISTDKFNNTGVDKVEILFSANKGEELKPLSKVASGGELSRIALALKTIDAQIDSNGVMIFDEIDTGIGGKTAQMVADKIAIVAKHKQVLCITHLPQIACMADLHIYISKNVKEDKTVTEVSSLNYKERLAELARMASGDEVSKIALDNAKHMLQVAQEKKNLII, via the coding sequence ATGCTGAAAACTTTAACAGTTTGGAATTTTGCGTTAATTGAATTTATTAATATTGAATTTAGTAGTGGTTTAAATATTTTAACCGGAGAAACCGGTGCGGGTAAGTCTATTTTAATTGATGCGCTCAGTATTATTTTAGGGGCTAAAGCTTCAGCTGATAACATTCGTCAAAGTGCAGAATGGATGAAGGTTGAGGCAGTCTTTGATTGCGCTGAAAATAGCGATATCAAAGATTTGTTGGAAACAATGGATATTGTTTATGAAGAAGATGAAATTATTGTTAGTCGAAGATATACTGTGCAAAATAAAAATGTTATAACAATTAATGGTTGTCAGATTACTCTAAGCAATTTGAAACTTTTAGGGCACAAACTTATTGATATTCATGGACAACATGAAAATCAGGCTTTACTAAAAAAAGATACATATCTTAATTTAGTGGATGCACATAATGAAGAAATTAAAGATAGGTTAAAAATATATAAAGAATATTATAGTAAATATCAGCAAACAACCAAAAAACTGTTAGATTATAAAGAAAAGGCTAGTGAATATGCTCAAAGAATTGATATGCTAAAATGGCAAGTTGATGAAATTTATCAAGCAAAATTAAAGCCAGGTGAAGAAGAAGAGCATGAGGCCGAAATTAAACTTTTATCAAATAGTGAAAAAATATCCGAGGCTCTACAGCGGTCGCATGATTTATTAGAAAAAGGTGACAGTGGCAAAAGAGGAATTAATGCCTATTTAGCAGAAGTTAAAAAGAATTTAGAATATATTGTGAGTTTTGAAGAAAAGTTTAAACAATACTTAGAATTGATTAATGATGTTTCAATTCAATTGCAAGAATGTAGTTTAGAACTACGAGATTATTGTTATCAGTTAGAATTTAATCCTGATAAATTAAATCAATTACAAACCAGGATGGATTTAATTTATAAATTGCGAAAAAAATATGGTGTTACAATCACTGATATTTTAAATTATTATAATGATGCGAAAACTGAAATAACTAATATTGAAAATTACGATCAAGATATTGAAAGTTTAAATAAAGAGTTGGCTGCACTTGAAAAAGATTTGTTAAAATCAAGTGTAATTTTAACAAAGTTACGTAAAGTTACGGCAGAAGCCTTAGCTCAGGAAATTCAGCAACATTTAACTGAATTAGGAATGCCTAATTCGTTAGTTAGAATGAATGTGATTTCTACTGATAAATTTAACAATACTGGAGTTGACAAAGTCGAAATTTTATTTTCGGCTAACAAAGGTGAAGAATTAAAGCCGTTAAGTAAAGTTGCTTCTGGGGGCGAACTTTCGAGAATTGCGTTAGCTTTAAAAACGATTGATGCACAAATTGATTCTAACGGTGTAATGATTTTTGATGAAATTGATACTGGCATCGGTGGGAAAACTGCACAAATGGTAGCGGATAAAATTGCTATTGTTGCAAAGCATAAACAAGTATTATGTATTACTCATTTACCGCAAATTGCTTGTATGGCTGATTTGCATATATATATTAGTAAAAATGTCAAAGAAGATAAGACGGTAACTGAAGTTAGCTCATTAAATTATAAGGAAAGACTAGCAGAGTTGGCTAGAATGGCTTCAGGTGATGAGGTCAGTAAAATTGCCCTTGACAATGCTAAACATATGCTACAAGTTGCTCAAGAAAAGAAAAATTTGATAATATAA
- the argR gene encoding arginine repressor yields MKSIRHTRIKDIIENKVIETQEELAEELRKKSIDVTQATVSRDIKELMLIKLPTGDGRYRYAFPLEKNVVFSQSRMVRMFQDSVTSIDYSENIIVIKTLPGAANAVASTLDYAKWPEIIGTVAGDDNILAVIKPIQAVEDIVQRLKNLSM; encoded by the coding sequence ATGAAATCAATCAGACATACCAGAATAAAAGATATTATTGAAAATAAAGTTATTGAGACGCAGGAAGAGTTAGCTGAAGAATTGCGGAAAAAATCTATTGATGTCACTCAGGCAACAGTCTCTAGAGATATTAAAGAATTAATGCTGATAAAATTACCAACCGGTGATGGTAGATATCGGTATGCTTTTCCTTTAGAAAAAAATGTTGTTTTCTCTCAATCGAGAATGGTAAGAATGTTTCAAGATTCGGTTACTTCTATTGACTACAGTGAAAATATCATTGTAATCAAAACTTTGCCAGGAGCAGCTAATGCAGTTGCTTCAACTTTGGATTATGCAAAATGGCCTGAAATAATAGGAACAGTAGCTGGTGATGATAATATTTTAGCAGTTATCAAGCCTATCCAGGCGGTCGAAGATATTGTGCAAAGACTTAAAAATTTAAGTATGTAA
- a CDS encoding methyltransferase domain-containing protein, whose amino-acid sequence MQSFNMINVAHTLLLDKVKQAQIMLDATCGNGFDTLFLSKNSLSQAEIYAFDIQPEAIANSKKLLKEQGVEHKVSWFCDNHINFSDYIKNKLDVVILNLGYLPNGDKNITTTAPTTILLLEKLLIKLNVGGIVAITSYPGHNEGFAENLILQDQLQTLSSKYFTVASFKMINHSDKAPVFYIIEKVRG is encoded by the coding sequence AGGTTAAACAGGCACAGATAATGCTTGATGCAACTTGTGGTAACGGTTTTGACACATTGTTTTTGAGTAAGAACTCACTTTCACAAGCTGAAATTTATGCTTTTGATATTCAACCTGAAGCGATTGCTAATAGTAAAAAACTTTTAAAAGAGCAAGGTGTTGAGCACAAGGTTAGCTGGTTTTGTGATAATCATATTAATTTTTCGGATTATATTAAAAATAAGCTGGATGTTGTAATATTAAATTTGGGTTATTTACCGAATGGTGATAAAAACATTACTACAACCGCACCAACGACAATATTGTTATTGGAAAAATTATTAATAAAACTTAATGTTGGCGGAATAGTTGCTATAACATCATATCCCGGTCATAATGAGGGCTTTGCAGAAAATCTTATTCTCCAAGATCAATTACAAACTTTGTCCTCAAAATATTTTACAGTGGCTAGTTTTAAAATGATAAATCATTCCGATAAAGCTCCGGTATTTTACATTATAGAAAAGGTTAGGGGTTGA